Within Cucumis melo cultivar AY chromosome 4, USDA_Cmelo_AY_1.0, whole genome shotgun sequence, the genomic segment TTTAGTAGGATTGTCGTGGACAGTTCTGAACTAAGTTCATTACGATAAAAAATAGTTTATAGAATCAATAGAAACACTGTAAGTataaatcaaaatcaaatttgCATATAATCATTACTACAAAATATTGACTCTTTTGACGTTTTTAAACAATCAAGAATTAATGTTCTGGAATGTTTTTAAAACCATTCTTGAAGCCAGCATCAAAAAATTCAAAGTTCATGATTGTTAATAAATGTCAAGGACGATTGTTTTTAAACAATCAAGAAAATTGCATATAATCACTACTACAATAAAAGACtctcttgacgtttttaaatagtaaataattaatgttcttgatggttttaaaatcGTCCTTAAAATCAGTCGAGAAAGTCGAATTCATGACTGTTAATAAATGTCAAGAACAATGAATGTTGACATTTTATAAAGTCAAGTATACGAATGTTCATATGAcatataaaaataatcaagtttgTTGATGTTCATGACCTTTAAAAATTGTCGAGACATAAGGTtcttcacatgtataaaaacaTCAGAATATGAGTAttaatgacatttaaaaaccaGTCAAGAATTGTTctttaattaatatggaaaaactgtcaagaaattgGTTGTTTATGACTTTTAAAAAATGCCAATAATGTACTTATTTATAACTCTTGACACTTACAGATGACGTCGGGAGTTGTAGAGTATCCGTCGAGAATTCTCCACAACTCCCGATGTCATGTACACATCATCAAAAGTTTgcaaaacagaaaaagaaaactattttgttatgttttttattATATCAATTGCCTAAAATTTGAAACATTATCAATCAAATTGATATTTTCATAAAACGAACAAAATACAATTTACAGAATTCAATAAAGAAAAAGTTTTTACATTTGGATGTGAAGGAAACTCTAGTAAATTAAATTCTTAGGTAGGTGGTTACCATTAATTGTATCAATAATCTCTTAGTTATTTACAGAGACTGTCTCCTATTTTACCATTAGATCGATCCATAATGATTAAATTGTTATTTACATAGTTCTAACATATGAGAGATAATAGATGACCAAAATTTTGATCCATACATCTAAACCTCTTCCATTTAACTTATTTCTATTAAGCaacaatttcttaaaaaaaaagtctcTAATTTGATGAAACTTGGAAAGTTGTTGAATCATGTGAGAAGAGGAAAACAATATTTATTAGCTACTTAATTATATTAAGAATGAAAccatataaaaattattaagaAGTAGATCAAAGATTTGATAGATTACATACCTTGGTTTCCAATAATATGAAATTGAATGCATTATAAGCTAAGTAAAAGGTTTTCAATccttaaaaattttgaaatcgAGAAAGAATTAGCAAATGATAATTTTCAtccaaataaaaacaaaaaagcaaCAAAATTACATAAAGAAACACAAATAGTTTAGATCCACAGTCAATATCATCACAAAAATAGTTTGGAGCATATTGTAACATTCAATATTATCGGTCATTGTTAAAAACACTATTCATCAAAATATaactatttttatatatattttttatcttaaacataaaaagtgttccaatgaacaagatattctaaataataaaagaaaaaacatatttaaaGTATTCCGAATCTAAATCTTCaactaaataaattatttttaattaggTCAAAAATTTCAAACTACATATCTTTGATCTAGTTTttcaatatatacatatagatGTTAAATTGAGGTTTTTTTGTTTCAACTAAACCAATAAAAATATcataacaaaaaagaagaagagaaaatcaAAAGttagtgagtttttttttttttttttttttttttttttgtataaatgtagTAGAATCATTGTTGCTTTTTGCAATtctatcctttttttttttcattcccatttcaAAGTGCAATATTGCACAATCTTTCCAGATATATGTTGGTTCTTTTACAAACTAGCTGAAATACAATTTCCAAATACCTTCATTACATATTTGGCATGCCAAACTAGGTCCCATTTTATTTCAATTCATTAGCCTTTGACTATAGTCTCTAAAGTTGgtgttgtttttatttttgcttcATAATTAATACAAAAGATGGTTTTATTGTAACTTATATACGAAAGAAGGAAGGAACATTTAAATCAAAAATTCAAAAGTTGAGAATTTGAACATTGAAAATTTGATTTACGGAGATTCTTAACTAGATGATGAGCTATATAGACACATAATCAATAGAGATATCTCAAACATTCAACAAATATTTATTACAAATTTAGTTGGTTGGAAATTGAAattataaacatatatgtacctacaaatttaatttttaagtgTTGAGAAAATGTTTGAATGTGAATTGGGATATGTTGGATGAAAGTAAGTaagtaagtaaaaaaaaagtgaaaggaGGTGGGGATATGATGCGTCTCCCACCAAGGGAATGAATGGAGAAACCGTGCTTCCTCAATACATCATTCCTTATCATCTACATAGCATGACCCATCAATTATGGAAATAAAACTCCCCCTTCCTTTTCTCCACTCACCATTCCTCACCTTCccaaattctttctttcttaaacaaaaataaCATCTATccaaactattttattttacattAATCTTTTGATTAATATGCCTTTCTTACACATCAACTTTTACTACTTACAACTTTAATTtccattatttttattaaatttatgaGCTTCTCTCTCTTTGTTTGTTTAATTAGTCATTTACATTTCAATTATATCCATCGTAAATTGGTTGATTTTATAAATGATTTAATTAGTCATTTACGTTTAAGAACAATAGCAAATAGTTGTTACTATAGATGTATATACAAATAATTTACACAAAACTaaaatattcttaaaatttATTACACATTTCATGTTTCACTAAAAAAAATTCTGACTGTAAAGACAATAACACGTATATAATATCCATTTTTTGAGGAAACAAAACGACAAACTAAAGAATCATACCAAGAGATACAAAAAAAGAATGCACTCTCTCCACTATATTCTTTACAACAAGAGAACCCACTTAAAAAATGTGTAAGAGAAAACATATCTAAGAAGTTGAATTTGagcataataaaaaaatttcaagaagCCGAAAATACACGTTATAATATTTTTAGGTTGGTACATTTTGGTGTTATGGATAgtataacaaaaaaattgaagagaGATACGAGTTATGAATGAGGggatgaaattagaaaaattgatGTTTTGGAAAATGATAATATATGCATTTGATTGAACCAGTTGATTTAGGTTGGAATGTAAGTAGTTGGGTAGGTGTGAAACCTAAGATAGTAATTAGGATGatgtaaagaaaagaaaagaaaagaaaagaaaagaaaagagaaaagaagagtGGTGTAGAATACAACAGTGTGTAAAAAGCTGAAGAGGAAACGAGTCCACTCATTGACTGCCGCGTGTCAATTGGTGACCTCCTGTTAATTTGTCGCGAATCGCACGCGCGACGAACGCAAAGTCAAGATATTATATAGGAAAGCCACACCCACAAATCAAATCACCTTTCTCATTCCCCTTCTCTTCCATTCCTCTTTTATTCTTTCccattttaataataataataataataataataataatcatcatcattattattaagtttaccacatcttctttttttttttttttttttaattttcgaaGGCACTTTAATTTTGTGCTTAttttgattgaaaaaaaaaaaaaactaatttaatAAGCCTAATACTTTTTTCGTATTGGATATTTAGACATTATTTTGGTAGTTCAAAAATTAAGATTATAAATACCCACTCTACCTCTAAACTCTTTTCAATTGTTATAAATATTCAACCAGTGGTTTAAAGAGTCCGAAAGCTAaaaaaaatagcttttcaaATGAAATTTGGTTAAGAATTCAACCATTGTATTGTACTTGAGAAAAATACAAATCATTGTAaaacataaagaaaaataaattaattttaaaaaataaaacacaaaCAACATTATGATTATTAATTTTTGTAAAAACAAGATTATTGCGACATTGTTCGATAACTATttaatcttttttgtttttaagattACTCAATAtcttaccatttttttttcaggaTTATACGATCTGTTGAGatcaatttaagaaaaaaacatactttttaaaaaactcaTTTATTTAAATTCTTAAGTAATTTAGAGAGTAAACTTGTTAGTCAATATAGAAAGGGAAAATATGAGATTTTACTCCCAAAGTTTTTTCACATTATATTAACAaaaactataaattttaaatttcaaatattgtAAGTTCACTAATTCCCATAAAATCAAGTGTTTTGGAGAATTAAAAAAAGTGAATTTTATAATTGATGTTAAACacaaaatgtaaaataaaaaatgaaaatagtaatataaaaataagaaagaaacgAATGACAAAATTTAGGAGTTTAATTAATGAAGTTAACAAAAAAAGAGGGAGAGGGGATCGAGGAAGACGAAAATCCAAAGGCTCTTTTTCAAACCATCGCCAATCCACGTGCTAAAATGCGCCTTCTCTTAACATTCTTCCATTCCACCAATCCCATTCTCGCTTTTTTCCAAAAAGAcaatctctttctctcttttcttcctcctttttctctctcccacAGTCCCTTTAGCTTTCTTTCTGTACTGTTTTCGTGTTCTCTTAGCCTTTCTCTGCTTTTTCCCACCATTTCTTTACTAttattcccccccccccccccccccccccccatttgCTTTTCTTTTCATACCCTTTTCATTTGGGTTCCTCAAAAACAGTTTAAAGCTGCAAACAAATGGACTTATACGGATGTAAGCGCAGGATAACAACAGCATGCACACTCTTCCCACAGAGGATTAGAGATTCTGAAAGGGAAATGCTTATTACTCCACAGTTTATGGCGATTACTAAGTATGGTTTAATCTAAATCCATTATGTGAATAGTTTGGATCATATACCGGGGTTGTAACTGTGTTCATTCGAAAGGTCGGTGTCTATTCGAACATATAAGAGAAAAAACAAGCAGACCCAGTTGATAATATGGGTCATTCGATGCTTCGATTTGCGTGCTTTTGATGCAAACAGATGCATTTCATTGGTGCCAACCCAATCGCCAAGAAGAAGCCCCACCTATGAGATTTTGCAGACTACAGTTTCCAGTTTTTGTTCCTTGGTCTTGGATTCTGATGGCGTTTTTGCTTTTTTGACTGATGGATTctcttgttttcttcttctgtgTATGTATGACTGTCTTAGTCATGTCCCAACTGTAAATTTCTCTTCATAATATGCGGCATCGTAAATCCTTCTCGGCATTTCTTGGATGAGAAGGTGAAATTGCTTTATGATCAAGAGGGTTTTGTTCTAcggcttttctttttctttttactgaGGATGTAAATCGTGGGTTGATTCTCGTTGAAGTTGAGAGAAGGGCACGTCATGGGCTCTGTGGAAGAGAAGCTCAAGACATCAGGGGGTTTGATTAATAACACCCCACAAACTAACCTTCTCGACGAGATGAAGTTGTTGAAAGAAATGCAAGATCAATCAGGTTCGTTTCTTTTGTTACTAACTATTTTATCGGCATTGTAATTAAACTCAATTCTGGCAATGATTTTCTGAAGAGGTATTGCTTAAAcatctgttttttttttggatttcaggGGCCCGGAAGGCTATAAACTCTGAGCTGTGGCATGCTTGTGCCGGTCCTCTTGTTTCCTTGCCCCATGTGGGTAGTCTTGTTTATTACTTTCCTCAGGGACATAGTGAACAGGTAAGAATTCTTTTTCGATATTGAACATTCATTTATCATATGAAGTTCCCAACACATCCCTATAATCTGTATGTAGCATTGATGTTAATAACGTTATAAGTTTATGGTTTATACCATGATTGAAGTTCCTGAAACTTTAACAgctgttttctttttcattttttgttaacAGGTGGCAGTTTCTACCAAGAGAACAGCAACCTCGCAGATTCCAAATTATCCCAATCTTCCCTCTCAGTTGATGTGCCAAGTTCAAAATGTTACCTTACATGTACGTGCTTTTGTTGATAGTTACTCTGTTTTTTTGGATCATCCAGTAAATTATTCTTGTTCTGAAGAATCTGTTGCTTTTCCCTTCATTAATATCTTTAGGCTGACAAAGATTCAGATGAAATCTATGCTCAAATGAGTCTTCAACCGGTGAACTCTGTAAGGATATATGTTTGTTCAGTTTTGTTCTTTTGGGTCAGTGTTGAATTTGTATACAGTTTTTATTAGCTTCTGTTTTCACATTTGAATTTACCTTTGGATCAGGAAAAAGATGTTTTCCTAGTTCCTGACTTTGGATTAAGGCCAAGTAAACACCCAAATGAGTTCTTCTGCAAAACTTTAACTGCCAGTGACACCAGCACGCACGGTGGGTTCTCAGTGCCACGCAGAGCTGCTGAAAAACTCTTTCCTCCATTGGTAAGGTTTCAACTCCATGTTATTTCTTCCCTGTTGTTACCACTTACAATCACTTTTCCTTCTTGTTAAGCATAGCTTTATGGTTAATCTTGCAACAGGATTACACAATGCAACCGCCAACTCAGGAGCTCATCGTTAGAGACTTGCATGACAATACCTGGACTTTTCGCCACATATACCGCGGTGATTATACTTTGATATCTTGATTGTCATTAGATTCTTCAAGCTAAAATCTACAATGTATAATGTAAATGAGGATTGTATTGTTTTCCTGACGAGGTTATGCCTTGTTTTTACAGGGCAGCCGAAACGACACCTTCTCACAACTGGGTGGAGTCTATTCGTTGGAGCAAAGAGGCTTAGAGCAGGAGATTCTGTCCTTTTTATAAGGTACGATAGCGTTTTTTTTGCTACCCTTCTGTTTTGTGTCAATGCTATGAAATGTGAATTATTTGTTTCTAATGTGACAATTATGTAGGGATGAAAAGTCTCAGTTGCTTATTGGAGTGAGGCGTGCTAACCGGCAACAAACAACATTGCCATCATCGGTTCTATCTGCGGATAGTATGCATATTGGAGTTCTTGCTGCTGCGGCTCATGCTGCTGCTAATCGAAGTCCATTCACAATCTTCTACAACCCCAGGTTCTATTTGACTTTTCGAATGGTTCAAGTTCAAAATTTTCCAACTTTTTGGGTTATCTTTGTCATACTTTCTACGCGTTTCCATTTTCCCTCAGGGCATGTCCTTCAGAATTTGTTATTCCTTTAGCCAAGTATCGCAAATGTGTATACGGAACTCAGCTTTCTGCAGGCATGAGGTTCGGGATGATGTTTGAAACAGAAGAGTCTGGTAAACGTCGGTGAGTTTAATTTTCTCACATCCGTTCGTTGATTTTATGTATAATGTTATTCTAAAGCTAGTCGTTGTGCCAGATATATGGGAACAATTGTTGGAATTAGCGATTTAGATCCACTTAGATGGCCAGGTTCCAAGTGGCGAAATCTTCAGGTGAATTACCAAGAACTGTTTTGAGCacaatccttttctttttctttacgaGTGTTCTTGCTCGATGTCTTTCTCCACTCCTCTGTTTGACAATTTTTCTCATAGGTAGAGTGGGATGAGCCAGGATGCTGCGATAAGCAGAACAGGGTTAGTTCATGGGAAATAGAAACTCCAGAAAGTCTATTCATTTTTCCTTCTCTGACTTCGGGTCTTAAACGTCCATTACACGGTGGATTCTTGGGTAAGATTTGATCCTTTCTCAAATTCCTGTACTAGTGTTGCTAGTTTGCAAAAGACCATCTTTTAAATATGGGAATTTTTCATGTTAGCAGGAGAAACTGATTGGGGAAGTCTGGTGAAGAGACCAATGCTTCGTGTTCCAGAAAATATACGTGGGGATCTTTCATATGCCCCAACTTTATGCTCCGAACCACTGATGAAGATGCTACTGAGGCCTCAAATGGTTAACCTTAATGGAACCACCTTACAACAAGATTCAGCTAACAATTTAGTTAAGATACAGGACATGAAGGACATGCAGAATCCCAAAATGCAGCAGCTTATACCGACGGAAACTGCCTCTCCCGGGAATCAAAATCAGCATCATCCAGGACCTGCACAATCTGACCCTATCAGCCCAAATTCATCACCAAAAGAAAATGTACCCGGAAAAATGCACACCTCGGTGGCCATTGGAAGTGAAGCTCCAACTGCAGCTGATGGAGACAAGGCAAAATATGATCGTGACTTGTCAGCCTCAACCCATCAATCCAATCCCTTGCCCCCCGTTGGAGGTTGTGCAGAGGAAAAACTCACCGGTAATGAAGTGAATATGCAAACACTTGTAAACCAGCTTTCGTTTGTGAACCAGAATCAGATTCCCATGGAGTTGCAATCCGTATCATGGCCGATGCAGCCTCAGCTTGAATCACTAATCCAACATCCACAACCAATCGACATGCCTCAGCCTGAATATACGAATTCAAATGGTTTGATTTCATCCTTGGATGGCGATGGATGTTTGATTAACCCATCCTGTCTACCTCTTCCTGGAGTAATGAGATCACCAGGAAATCTTTCCATGTTGGGATTGCAAGACTCCTCAACAGTCTTCCCTGAGGTTCTTAATTTTCCCTTACCTTCAACAGGCCAAGACATGTGGGATCCTCTTAATAATATGAGGTTCTCATCTCAAACCAATCATCTCGTCTCATTCTCTCATGCAGACGCATCTAACCTCAACTGTATGGCCAATGCAAATATTACGAGAGATGTTTCAGATGAAAGCAACAACCAAAGTGGGATATATAGTTGTTCTAACCTTGAAATGAGTAATGGTGGAAGTACTTTGGTTGATCATGCAGTTTCAAGTACCATTCTTGAGGATTATTGTACACTGAAAGATGCTGACTTCCCACATCCTTCAGATTGCTTGGCTGGAAACTTCAGTTCGAGTCAAGATGTTCAATCTCAGATTACCTCTGCTAGTTTGGGAGATTCTCAGGCTTTCTCCCGGCAAGAATTCCATGATAATTCAGCTGGTACATCCTCATGCAATGTGGACTTTGATGAGGGCAGTCTTCTACAAAATGGTTCATGGAAGCAAGTGGTACCGCCCTTGAGAACTTACACGAAGGTAGGAACCtatgatttttatatttgttattttaacTGGCTCGCACTTCCTAGTGATAAAATAATACGGTCACAATGAGAATTTATCTCGAAGTTGCTCAGATCATAATATGCTCTCATTATGCCATGGATTGTTGAATTTGAATTGCATCATATCAGTTGATATGTTCTCTGACCAGTTTCTAGTTTCTTCATGTTTTCCCTATATTCacaaatgtgtttttaatacGGCGCTGACATTTGTGGTTACAGGTCCAGAAGGCAGGATCCGTTGGGAGATCTATTGATGTCACAAGTTTTAAGAACTACGACGAACTGTGCTCTGCTAT encodes:
- the LOC103503893 gene encoding auxin response factor 5 isoform X2, giving the protein MGSVEEKLKTSGGLINNTPQTNLLDEMKLLKEMQDQSGARKAINSELWHACAGPLVSLPHVGSLVYYFPQGHSEQVAVSTKRTATSQIPNYPNLPSQLMCQVQNVTLHADKDSDEIYAQMSLQPVNSEKDVFLVPDFGLRPSKHPNEFFCKTLTASDTSTHGGFSVPRRAAEKLFPPLDYTMQPPTQELIVRDLHDNTWTFRHIYRGQPKRHLLTTGWSLFVGAKRLRAGDSVLFIRDEKSQLLIGVRRANRQQTTLPSSVLSADSMHIGVLAAAAHAAANRSPFTIFYNPRACPSEFVIPLAKYRKCVYGTQLSAGMRFGMMFETEESGKRRYMGTIVGISDLDPLRWPGSKWRNLQVEWDEPGCCDKQNRVSSWEIETPESLFIFPSLTSGLKRPLHGGFLGETDWGSLVKRPMLRVPENIRGDLSYAPTLCSEPLMKMLLRPQMVNLNGTTLQQDSANNLVKIQDMKDMQNPKMQQLIPTETASPGNQNQHHPGPAQSDPISPNSSPKENVPGKMHTSVAIGSEAPTAADGDKAKYDRDLSASTHQSNPLPPVGGCAEEKLTGNEVNMQTLVNQLSFVNQNQIPMELQSVSWPMQPQLESLIQHPQPIDMPQPEYTNSNGLISSLDGDGCLINPSCLPLPGVMRSPGNLSMLGLQDSSTVFPEVLNFPLPSTGQDMWDPLNNMRFSSQTNHLVSFSHADASNLNCMANANITRDVSDESNNQSGIYSCSNLEMSNGGSTLVDHAVSSTILEDYCTLKDADFPHPSDCLAGNFSSSQDVQSQITSASLGDSQAFSRQEFHDNSAGTSSCNVDFDEGSLLQNGSWKQVVPPLRTYTKVQKAGSVGRSIDVTSFKNYDELCSAIECMFGLEGLLNDPRGSGWKLVYVDYEKDVLLIGDDPWEEFVSCVRCIRILSPSEVQQMSEEGMKLLNSAMMQGINCPMSEGGRA
- the LOC103503893 gene encoding auxin response factor 5 isoform X1; protein product: MGSVEEKLKTSGGLINNTPQTNLLDEMKLLKEMQDQSGARKAINSELWHACAGPLVSLPHVGSLVYYFPQGHSEQVAVSTKRTATSQIPNYPNLPSQLMCQVQNVTLHADKDSDEIYAQMSLQPVNSEKDVFLVPDFGLRPSKHPNEFFCKTLTASDTSTHGGFSVPRRAAEKLFPPLDYTMQPPTQELIVRDLHDNTWTFRHIYRGQPKRHLLTTGWSLFVGAKRLRAGDSVLFIRDEKSQLLIGVRRANRQQTTLPSSVLSADSMHIGVLAAAAHAAANRSPFTIFYNPRACPSEFVIPLAKYRKCVYGTQLSAGMRFGMMFETEESGKRRYMGTIVGISDLDPLRWPGSKWRNLQVEWDEPGCCDKQNRVSSWEIETPESLFIFPSLTSGLKRPLHGGFLAGETDWGSLVKRPMLRVPENIRGDLSYAPTLCSEPLMKMLLRPQMVNLNGTTLQQDSANNLVKIQDMKDMQNPKMQQLIPTETASPGNQNQHHPGPAQSDPISPNSSPKENVPGKMHTSVAIGSEAPTAADGDKAKYDRDLSASTHQSNPLPPVGGCAEEKLTGNEVNMQTLVNQLSFVNQNQIPMELQSVSWPMQPQLESLIQHPQPIDMPQPEYTNSNGLISSLDGDGCLINPSCLPLPGVMRSPGNLSMLGLQDSSTVFPEVLNFPLPSTGQDMWDPLNNMRFSSQTNHLVSFSHADASNLNCMANANITRDVSDESNNQSGIYSCSNLEMSNGGSTLVDHAVSSTILEDYCTLKDADFPHPSDCLAGNFSSSQDVQSQITSASLGDSQAFSRQEFHDNSAGTSSCNVDFDEGSLLQNGSWKQVVPPLRTYTKVQKAGSVGRSIDVTSFKNYDELCSAIECMFGLEGLLNDPRGSGWKLVYVDYEKDVLLIGDDPWEEFVSCVRCIRILSPSEVQQMSEEGMKLLNSAMMQGINCPMSEGGRA